One genomic segment of Vulpes vulpes isolate BD-2025 chromosome 2, VulVul3, whole genome shotgun sequence includes these proteins:
- the DAB2IP gene encoding disabled homolog 2-interacting protein isoform X10 codes for MEPDSLLDQDDSYDSYESPQERPGSRRSLPGSLPEKSPSMEPSATTPFRVTGFLSRRLKGSIKRTKSQPKLDRNHSFRHILPGFRGAAAAAAAAADNERSHLMPRLKESRSHESLLSPSSAVEALDLSMEEEVVIKPVHSSILGQDYCFEVTTSSGSKCFSCRSAAERDKWMENLRRAVHPNKDNSRRVEHILKLWVIEAKDLPAKKKYLCELCLDDVLYARTTGKLKTDNVFWGEHFEFHNLPPLRTVTVHLYRETDKKKKKERNSYLGLVSLPAASVAGRQFVEKWYPVVTPNPKGTKGPGPMIRIKARYQTITILPMEMYKEFAEHITNHYLGLCAALEPILSAKTKEEMASALVHILQSTGKVKDFLTDLMMSEVDRCGDNEHLIFRENTLATKAIEEYLKLVGQKYLQDALGEFIKALYESDENCEVDPSKCSAADLPEHQGNLKMCCELAFCKIINSYCVFPRELKEVFASWRQECSSRGRPDISERLISASLFLRFLCPAIMSPSLFNLLQEYPDDRTARTLTLIAKVTQNLANFAKFGSKEEYMSFMNQFLEHEWTNMQRFLLEISNPETISNTAGFEGYIDLGRELSSLHSLLWEAVSQLEQSIVSKLGPLPRILRDVHTALNTPGSGQLTGTNDLASTPGSGSSSISAGLQKMVIENDLSGLIDFTRLPSPTPENKDLFFVTRSSGVQPSPARSSSYSEANEPDLQMANGGKSLSMVDLQDARTLDGEAGSPAGPDALTTDGQTPASQLAAGWPARTAPASLAGLATVRRAGQTPTTPGTSEGAPGRPQLLAPLSFQNPVYQMAAGLPLSPRGLGDSGSEGHSSLSSHSNSEELTAAAKLGSFSSAAEELSRRPGDLARRQMSLTEKGGQPTVPRQNSAGPQRRIDQPPPPPPPPPPAPRGRTPPTLLSTLQYPRPSSGTLASASPDWAGPGARLRQPSSSSKGDSPELKPRVVHKQGPSPVSPNALDRTAAWLLTMNAQLLEDEGLGPDPPHRDRLRSKEELSQAEKDLAVLQDKLRISTKKLEEYETLFKCQEETTQKLVLEYQARLEEGEERLRRQQEDKDIQMKGIISRLMSVEEELKKDHAEMQAAVDSKQKIIDAQEKRIASLDAANARLMSALTQLKESMH; via the exons GTCCCATCTGATGCCCAGGCTGAAGGAGTCTCGCTCCCACGAGTCCCTGCTCAGCCCCAGCAGCGCGGTAGAAGCGCTGGACCTCAgcatggaggaggaggtggtcaTCAAGCCTGTGCACAGCAGCATCCTGGGCCAGGACTACTGCTTCGAG GTGACAACGTCGTCAGGAAGCAAGTGCTTCTCCTGCCGATCGGCAGCTGAGCGGGATAAGTGGATGGAGAACCTTCGGCGAGCAGTACACCCCAACAAG GACAACAGCCGGCGTGTGGAACACATTCTAAAGCTGTGGGTGATTGAGGCCAAGGACCTGCCGGCCAAGAAGAAGTACCTGTGTGAACTGTGCCTGGACGACGTGCTCTATGCCCGCACCACAGGCAAGCTCAAGACCGACAATGTCTTCTGGGGCGAGCACTTTGAGTTCCACAACCTGCCACCCCTGCGCACCGTCACCGTGCACCTGTACCGGGAGACtgacaagaagaagaagaaggagcgCAACAGCTACCTGGGCCTGGTGAGCCTGCCAGCCGCCTCCGTAGCCGGGCGGCAGTTTGTGGAGAAGTGGTACCCTGTGGTGACACCCAACCCCAAGGGCACCAAGGGTCCCGGACCCATGATCCGCATCAAGGCACGCTACCAGACCATCACCATTCTGCCCATGGAGATGTACAAGGAATTCGCTGAGCACATCACCAACCACTACCTGGGGCTGTGTGCCGCCCTCGAGCCCATCCTCAGTGCCAAGACCAAGGAGGAGATGGCATCGGCCCTAGTGCACATTCTGCAAAGCACGGGCAAGGTGAAG GACTTCCTGACGGACCTAATGATGTCAGAGGTAGACCGCTGCGGGGATAACGAGCACCTTATCTTCCGGGAGAACACGCTGGCTACAAAGGCCATTGAAGAGTACCTCAAGCTGGTGGGCCAGAAGTACCTGCAGGATGCGCTAG GTGAGTTCATCAAAGCACTATACGAGTCAGATGAGAACTGTGAAGTTGACCCAAGCAAATGCTCTGCCGCCGACCTCCCTGAGCACCAGGGCAACCTCAAGATGTGCTGCGAGCTGGCCTTCTGCAAGATCATCAACTCCTACTG TGTTTTCCCGCGGGAGCTGAAAGAAGTGTTTGCCTCATGGCGACAGGAGTGCAGCAGCCGCGGGCGGCCAGACATCAGCGAGCGGCTCATCAGTGCCTCCCTGTTTCTGCGCTTCCTCTGCCCAGCCATCATGTCGCCCTCGCTCTTCAACCTGCTGCAAGAGTACCCCGATGACCGCACCGCCCGCACCCTCACCCTCATCGCCAAGGTCACCCAGAACCTGGCCAACTTCGCCAA GTTTGGCAGCAAGGAGGAGTACATGTCGTTCATGAACCAGTTCCTAGAGCACGAGTGGACCAACATGCAACGCTTCCTGTTAGAGATCTCCAACCCCGAGACCATCTCCAACACAGCCGGCTTCGAGGGCTACATCGATTTGGGCCGAGAGCTATCTAGTCTGCACTCGCTGCTCTGGGAGGCTGTCAGCCAGCTAGAGCAG AGCATTGTATCCAAACTGGGGCCCCTGCCTCGAATCCTGAGGGATGTCCACACAGCATTGAACACCCCAGGCAGTGGGCAGCTCACAGGGACCAACGACTTGGCCTCCACTCCTGGCTCTGGCAGTAGCAGCATCTCGGCTGGGCTGCAGAAGATGGTGATTGAGAACGATCTCTCTGG TCTGATAGATTTCACCCGGTTACCGTCTCCAACCCCCGAAAACAAGGACTTGTTTTTTGTCACAAGGTCCTCCGGGGTCCAGCCCTCACCTGCCCGCAGCTCGAGTTACTCAGAAGCCAACGAACCTGATCTTCAGATGGCCAATGGTGGCAAGAGCCTGTCTATGGTGGACCTCCAAGATGCCCGCACACTGGAtggggaggcaggctccccggCAGGCCCCGATGCCCTCACTACTGATGGGCAGACGCCAGCATCTCAGCTAGCGGCCGGGTGGCCAGCCCGGACAGCCCCAGCAAGCCTGGCGGGGCTGGCGACAGTACGGCGGGCAGGCCAGACACCGACCACGCCGGGCACCTCCGAGGGCGCCCCTGGCCGGCCCCAGCTGTTGGCTCCACTCTCCTTCCAGAACCCTGTGTACCAGATGGCGGCTGGCCTGCCACTTTCGCCCCGTGGCCTTGGCGACTCTGGCTCTGAGGGCCACAGCTCCTTGAGCTCCCACAGCAACAGTGAGGAGTTGACGGCAGCTGCCAAGCTGGGAAGTTTCAGCAGTGCCGCTGAGGAGCTCTCCCGGCGACCCGGAGATCTGGCCCGGCGGCAGATGTCACTGACTGAGAAGGGCGGGCAGCCCACGGTGCCTCGGCAGAACAGTGCTGGCCCCCAGCGAAGGATTGACCagcctccgcccccacccccaccaccacctcctgcgCCCCGTGGCCGGACGCCACCCACTCTGCTCAGCACACTGCAGTACCCACGGCCCTCCAGTGGAACCCTGGCATCGGCCTCGCCTGATTGGGCTGGCCCTGGAGCCCGGCTTCGGCAGCCGTCATCCTCATCCAAGGGTGACAGCCCAGAGCTGAAACCTCGTGTGGTGCACAAGCAG GGCCCTTCACCCGTGAGCCCCAATGCCCTGGACCGCACGGCTGCTTGGCTCTTGACCATGAACGCGCAGTTGTTAGAAGACGAGGGCCTGGGCCCAGACCCCCCCCACAGGGATAGGCTAAGGAGTAAGGAGGAGCTCAGCCAAGCAGAAAAG GACCTGGCAGTACTACAGGACAAGTTGCGAATCTCTACCAAGAAGCTGGAGGAGTATGAGACCCTGTTCAAGTGCCAGGAGGAGACGACGCAGAAGCTGGTACTGGAGTACCAGGCACGGCTGGAGGAGGGTGAGGAGCGGCTGCGGCGGCAGCAGGAGGATAAGGACATCCAGATGAAGGGCATCATCAGCAG GTTGATGTCAGTGGAGGAGGAGCTGAAGAAGGACCATGCTGAGATGCAAGCAGCTGTAGACTCTAAACAGAAGATCATTGATGCCCAG GAGAAGCGCATCGCCTCACTGGACGCTGCCAACGCCCGCCTCATGAGTGCCCTGACGCAGCTGAAAGAGAG taTGCATTAG
- the DAB2IP gene encoding disabled homolog 2-interacting protein isoform X18: MEPDSLLDQDDSYDSYESPQERPGSRRSLPGSLPEKSPSMEPSATTPFRVTGFLSRRLKGSIKRTKSQPKLDRNHSFRHILPGFRGAAAAAAAAADNERSHLMPRLKESRSHESLLSPSSAVEALDLSMEEEVVIKPVHSSILGQDYCFEVTTSSGSKCFSCRSAAERDKWMENLRRAVHPNKDNSRRVEHILKLWVIEAKDLPAKKKYLCELCLDDVLYARTTGKLKTDNVFWGEHFEFHNLPPLRTVTVHLYRETDKKKKKERNSYLGLVSLPAASVAGRQFVEKWYPVVTPNPKGTKGPGPMIRIKARYQTITILPMEMYKEFAEHITNHYLGLCAALEPILSAKTKEEMASALVHILQSTGKVKDFLTDLMMSEVDRCGDNEHLIFRENTLATKAIEEYLKLVGQKYLQDALGEFIKALYESDENCEVDPSKCSAADLPEHQGNLKMCCELAFCKIINSYCVFPRELKEVFASWRQECSSRGRPDISERLISASLFLRFLCPAIMSPSLFNLLQEYPDDRTARTLTLIAKVTQNLANFAKFGSKEEYMSFMNQFLEHEWTNMQRFLLEISNPETISNTAGFEGYIDLGRELSSLHSLLWEAVSQLEQSIVSKLGPLPRILRDVHTALNTPGSGQLTGTNDLASTPGSGSSSISAGLQKMVIENDLSGLIDFTRLPSPTPENKDLFFVTRSSGVQPSPARSSSYSEANEPDLQMANGGKSLSMVDLQDARTLDGEAGSPAGPDALTTDGQTPASQLAAGWPARTAPASLAGLATVRRAGQTPTTPGTSEGAPGRPQLLAPLSFQNPVYQMAAGLPLSPRGLGDSGSEGHSSLSSHSNSEELTAAAKLGSFSSAAEELSRRPGDLARRQMSLTEKGGQPTVPRQNSAGPQRRIDQPPPPPPPPPPAPRGRTPPTLLSTLQYPRPSSGTLASASPDWAGPGARLRQPSSSSKGDSPELKPRVVHKQDLAVLQDKLRISTKKLEEYETLFKCQEETTQKLVLEYQARLEEGEERLRRQQEDKDIQMKGIISRLMSVEEELKKDHAEMQAAVDSKQKIIDAQEKRIASLDAANARLMSALTQLKESMH; the protein is encoded by the exons GTCCCATCTGATGCCCAGGCTGAAGGAGTCTCGCTCCCACGAGTCCCTGCTCAGCCCCAGCAGCGCGGTAGAAGCGCTGGACCTCAgcatggaggaggaggtggtcaTCAAGCCTGTGCACAGCAGCATCCTGGGCCAGGACTACTGCTTCGAG GTGACAACGTCGTCAGGAAGCAAGTGCTTCTCCTGCCGATCGGCAGCTGAGCGGGATAAGTGGATGGAGAACCTTCGGCGAGCAGTACACCCCAACAAG GACAACAGCCGGCGTGTGGAACACATTCTAAAGCTGTGGGTGATTGAGGCCAAGGACCTGCCGGCCAAGAAGAAGTACCTGTGTGAACTGTGCCTGGACGACGTGCTCTATGCCCGCACCACAGGCAAGCTCAAGACCGACAATGTCTTCTGGGGCGAGCACTTTGAGTTCCACAACCTGCCACCCCTGCGCACCGTCACCGTGCACCTGTACCGGGAGACtgacaagaagaagaagaaggagcgCAACAGCTACCTGGGCCTGGTGAGCCTGCCAGCCGCCTCCGTAGCCGGGCGGCAGTTTGTGGAGAAGTGGTACCCTGTGGTGACACCCAACCCCAAGGGCACCAAGGGTCCCGGACCCATGATCCGCATCAAGGCACGCTACCAGACCATCACCATTCTGCCCATGGAGATGTACAAGGAATTCGCTGAGCACATCACCAACCACTACCTGGGGCTGTGTGCCGCCCTCGAGCCCATCCTCAGTGCCAAGACCAAGGAGGAGATGGCATCGGCCCTAGTGCACATTCTGCAAAGCACGGGCAAGGTGAAG GACTTCCTGACGGACCTAATGATGTCAGAGGTAGACCGCTGCGGGGATAACGAGCACCTTATCTTCCGGGAGAACACGCTGGCTACAAAGGCCATTGAAGAGTACCTCAAGCTGGTGGGCCAGAAGTACCTGCAGGATGCGCTAG GTGAGTTCATCAAAGCACTATACGAGTCAGATGAGAACTGTGAAGTTGACCCAAGCAAATGCTCTGCCGCCGACCTCCCTGAGCACCAGGGCAACCTCAAGATGTGCTGCGAGCTGGCCTTCTGCAAGATCATCAACTCCTACTG TGTTTTCCCGCGGGAGCTGAAAGAAGTGTTTGCCTCATGGCGACAGGAGTGCAGCAGCCGCGGGCGGCCAGACATCAGCGAGCGGCTCATCAGTGCCTCCCTGTTTCTGCGCTTCCTCTGCCCAGCCATCATGTCGCCCTCGCTCTTCAACCTGCTGCAAGAGTACCCCGATGACCGCACCGCCCGCACCCTCACCCTCATCGCCAAGGTCACCCAGAACCTGGCCAACTTCGCCAA GTTTGGCAGCAAGGAGGAGTACATGTCGTTCATGAACCAGTTCCTAGAGCACGAGTGGACCAACATGCAACGCTTCCTGTTAGAGATCTCCAACCCCGAGACCATCTCCAACACAGCCGGCTTCGAGGGCTACATCGATTTGGGCCGAGAGCTATCTAGTCTGCACTCGCTGCTCTGGGAGGCTGTCAGCCAGCTAGAGCAG AGCATTGTATCCAAACTGGGGCCCCTGCCTCGAATCCTGAGGGATGTCCACACAGCATTGAACACCCCAGGCAGTGGGCAGCTCACAGGGACCAACGACTTGGCCTCCACTCCTGGCTCTGGCAGTAGCAGCATCTCGGCTGGGCTGCAGAAGATGGTGATTGAGAACGATCTCTCTGG TCTGATAGATTTCACCCGGTTACCGTCTCCAACCCCCGAAAACAAGGACTTGTTTTTTGTCACAAGGTCCTCCGGGGTCCAGCCCTCACCTGCCCGCAGCTCGAGTTACTCAGAAGCCAACGAACCTGATCTTCAGATGGCCAATGGTGGCAAGAGCCTGTCTATGGTGGACCTCCAAGATGCCCGCACACTGGAtggggaggcaggctccccggCAGGCCCCGATGCCCTCACTACTGATGGGCAGACGCCAGCATCTCAGCTAGCGGCCGGGTGGCCAGCCCGGACAGCCCCAGCAAGCCTGGCGGGGCTGGCGACAGTACGGCGGGCAGGCCAGACACCGACCACGCCGGGCACCTCCGAGGGCGCCCCTGGCCGGCCCCAGCTGTTGGCTCCACTCTCCTTCCAGAACCCTGTGTACCAGATGGCGGCTGGCCTGCCACTTTCGCCCCGTGGCCTTGGCGACTCTGGCTCTGAGGGCCACAGCTCCTTGAGCTCCCACAGCAACAGTGAGGAGTTGACGGCAGCTGCCAAGCTGGGAAGTTTCAGCAGTGCCGCTGAGGAGCTCTCCCGGCGACCCGGAGATCTGGCCCGGCGGCAGATGTCACTGACTGAGAAGGGCGGGCAGCCCACGGTGCCTCGGCAGAACAGTGCTGGCCCCCAGCGAAGGATTGACCagcctccgcccccacccccaccaccacctcctgcgCCCCGTGGCCGGACGCCACCCACTCTGCTCAGCACACTGCAGTACCCACGGCCCTCCAGTGGAACCCTGGCATCGGCCTCGCCTGATTGGGCTGGCCCTGGAGCCCGGCTTCGGCAGCCGTCATCCTCATCCAAGGGTGACAGCCCAGAGCTGAAACCTCGTGTGGTGCACAAGCAG GACCTGGCAGTACTACAGGACAAGTTGCGAATCTCTACCAAGAAGCTGGAGGAGTATGAGACCCTGTTCAAGTGCCAGGAGGAGACGACGCAGAAGCTGGTACTGGAGTACCAGGCACGGCTGGAGGAGGGTGAGGAGCGGCTGCGGCGGCAGCAGGAGGATAAGGACATCCAGATGAAGGGCATCATCAGCAG GTTGATGTCAGTGGAGGAGGAGCTGAAGAAGGACCATGCTGAGATGCAAGCAGCTGTAGACTCTAAACAGAAGATCATTGATGCCCAG GAGAAGCGCATCGCCTCACTGGACGCTGCCAACGCCCGCCTCATGAGTGCCCTGACGCAGCTGAAAGAGAG taTGCATTAG
- the DAB2IP gene encoding disabled homolog 2-interacting protein isoform X22: protein MEPDSLLDQDDSYDSYESPQERPGSRRSLPGSLPEKSPSMEPSATTPFRVTGFLSRRLKGSIKRTKSQPKLDRNHSFRHILPGFRGAAAAAAAAADNERSHLMPRLKESRSHESLLSPSSAVEALDLSMEEEVVIKPVHSSILGQDYCFEVTTSSGSKCFSCRSAAERDKWMENLRRAVHPNKDNSRRVEHILKLWVIEAKDLPAKKKYLCELCLDDVLYARTTGKLKTDNVFWGEHFEFHNLPPLRTVTVHLYRETDKKKKKERNSYLGLVSLPAASVAGRQFVEKWYPVVTPNPKGTKGPGPMIRIKARYQTITILPMEMYKEFAEHITNHYLGLCAALEPILSAKTKEEMASALVHILQSTGKVKDFLTDLMMSEVDRCGDNEHLIFRENTLATKAIEEYLKLVGQKYLQDALGEFIKALYESDENCEVDPSKCSAADLPEHQGNLKMCCELAFCKIINSYCVFPRELKEVFASWRQECSSRGRPDISERLISASLFLRFLCPAIMSPSLFNLLQEYPDDRTARTLTLIAKVTQNLANFAKFGSKEEYMSFMNQFLEHEWTNMQRFLLEISNPETISNTAGFEGYIDLGRELSSLHSLLWEAVSQLEQSIVSKLGPLPRILRDVHTALNTPGSGQLTGTNDLASTPGSGSSSISAGLQKMVIENDLSGSSGVQPSPARSSSYSEANEPDLQMANGGKSLSMVDLQDARTLDGEAGSPAGPDALTTDGQTPASQLAAGWPARTAPASLAGLATVRRAGQTPTTPGTSEGAPGRPQLLAPLSFQNPVYQMAAGLPLSPRGLGDSGSEGHSSLSSHSNSEELTAAAKLGSFSSAAEELSRRPGDLARRQMSLTEKGGQPTVPRQNSAGPQRRIDQPPPPPPPPPPAPRGRTPPTLLSTLQYPRPSSGTLASASPDWAGPGARLRQPSSSSKGDSPELKPRVVHKQDLAVLQDKLRISTKKLEEYETLFKCQEETTQKLVLEYQARLEEGEERLRRQQEDKDIQMKGIISRLMSVEEELKKDHAEMQAAVDSKQKIIDAQEKRIASLDAANARLMSALTQLKESMH from the exons GTCCCATCTGATGCCCAGGCTGAAGGAGTCTCGCTCCCACGAGTCCCTGCTCAGCCCCAGCAGCGCGGTAGAAGCGCTGGACCTCAgcatggaggaggaggtggtcaTCAAGCCTGTGCACAGCAGCATCCTGGGCCAGGACTACTGCTTCGAG GTGACAACGTCGTCAGGAAGCAAGTGCTTCTCCTGCCGATCGGCAGCTGAGCGGGATAAGTGGATGGAGAACCTTCGGCGAGCAGTACACCCCAACAAG GACAACAGCCGGCGTGTGGAACACATTCTAAAGCTGTGGGTGATTGAGGCCAAGGACCTGCCGGCCAAGAAGAAGTACCTGTGTGAACTGTGCCTGGACGACGTGCTCTATGCCCGCACCACAGGCAAGCTCAAGACCGACAATGTCTTCTGGGGCGAGCACTTTGAGTTCCACAACCTGCCACCCCTGCGCACCGTCACCGTGCACCTGTACCGGGAGACtgacaagaagaagaagaaggagcgCAACAGCTACCTGGGCCTGGTGAGCCTGCCAGCCGCCTCCGTAGCCGGGCGGCAGTTTGTGGAGAAGTGGTACCCTGTGGTGACACCCAACCCCAAGGGCACCAAGGGTCCCGGACCCATGATCCGCATCAAGGCACGCTACCAGACCATCACCATTCTGCCCATGGAGATGTACAAGGAATTCGCTGAGCACATCACCAACCACTACCTGGGGCTGTGTGCCGCCCTCGAGCCCATCCTCAGTGCCAAGACCAAGGAGGAGATGGCATCGGCCCTAGTGCACATTCTGCAAAGCACGGGCAAGGTGAAG GACTTCCTGACGGACCTAATGATGTCAGAGGTAGACCGCTGCGGGGATAACGAGCACCTTATCTTCCGGGAGAACACGCTGGCTACAAAGGCCATTGAAGAGTACCTCAAGCTGGTGGGCCAGAAGTACCTGCAGGATGCGCTAG GTGAGTTCATCAAAGCACTATACGAGTCAGATGAGAACTGTGAAGTTGACCCAAGCAAATGCTCTGCCGCCGACCTCCCTGAGCACCAGGGCAACCTCAAGATGTGCTGCGAGCTGGCCTTCTGCAAGATCATCAACTCCTACTG TGTTTTCCCGCGGGAGCTGAAAGAAGTGTTTGCCTCATGGCGACAGGAGTGCAGCAGCCGCGGGCGGCCAGACATCAGCGAGCGGCTCATCAGTGCCTCCCTGTTTCTGCGCTTCCTCTGCCCAGCCATCATGTCGCCCTCGCTCTTCAACCTGCTGCAAGAGTACCCCGATGACCGCACCGCCCGCACCCTCACCCTCATCGCCAAGGTCACCCAGAACCTGGCCAACTTCGCCAA GTTTGGCAGCAAGGAGGAGTACATGTCGTTCATGAACCAGTTCCTAGAGCACGAGTGGACCAACATGCAACGCTTCCTGTTAGAGATCTCCAACCCCGAGACCATCTCCAACACAGCCGGCTTCGAGGGCTACATCGATTTGGGCCGAGAGCTATCTAGTCTGCACTCGCTGCTCTGGGAGGCTGTCAGCCAGCTAGAGCAG AGCATTGTATCCAAACTGGGGCCCCTGCCTCGAATCCTGAGGGATGTCCACACAGCATTGAACACCCCAGGCAGTGGGCAGCTCACAGGGACCAACGACTTGGCCTCCACTCCTGGCTCTGGCAGTAGCAGCATCTCGGCTGGGCTGCAGAAGATGGTGATTGAGAACGATCTCTCTGG GTCCTCCGGGGTCCAGCCCTCACCTGCCCGCAGCTCGAGTTACTCAGAAGCCAACGAACCTGATCTTCAGATGGCCAATGGTGGCAAGAGCCTGTCTATGGTGGACCTCCAAGATGCCCGCACACTGGAtggggaggcaggctccccggCAGGCCCCGATGCCCTCACTACTGATGGGCAGACGCCAGCATCTCAGCTAGCGGCCGGGTGGCCAGCCCGGACAGCCCCAGCAAGCCTGGCGGGGCTGGCGACAGTACGGCGGGCAGGCCAGACACCGACCACGCCGGGCACCTCCGAGGGCGCCCCTGGCCGGCCCCAGCTGTTGGCTCCACTCTCCTTCCAGAACCCTGTGTACCAGATGGCGGCTGGCCTGCCACTTTCGCCCCGTGGCCTTGGCGACTCTGGCTCTGAGGGCCACAGCTCCTTGAGCTCCCACAGCAACAGTGAGGAGTTGACGGCAGCTGCCAAGCTGGGAAGTTTCAGCAGTGCCGCTGAGGAGCTCTCCCGGCGACCCGGAGATCTGGCCCGGCGGCAGATGTCACTGACTGAGAAGGGCGGGCAGCCCACGGTGCCTCGGCAGAACAGTGCTGGCCCCCAGCGAAGGATTGACCagcctccgcccccacccccaccaccacctcctgcgCCCCGTGGCCGGACGCCACCCACTCTGCTCAGCACACTGCAGTACCCACGGCCCTCCAGTGGAACCCTGGCATCGGCCTCGCCTGATTGGGCTGGCCCTGGAGCCCGGCTTCGGCAGCCGTCATCCTCATCCAAGGGTGACAGCCCAGAGCTGAAACCTCGTGTGGTGCACAAGCAG GACCTGGCAGTACTACAGGACAAGTTGCGAATCTCTACCAAGAAGCTGGAGGAGTATGAGACCCTGTTCAAGTGCCAGGAGGAGACGACGCAGAAGCTGGTACTGGAGTACCAGGCACGGCTGGAGGAGGGTGAGGAGCGGCTGCGGCGGCAGCAGGAGGATAAGGACATCCAGATGAAGGGCATCATCAGCAG GTTGATGTCAGTGGAGGAGGAGCTGAAGAAGGACCATGCTGAGATGCAAGCAGCTGTAGACTCTAAACAGAAGATCATTGATGCCCAG GAGAAGCGCATCGCCTCACTGGACGCTGCCAACGCCCGCCTCATGAGTGCCCTGACGCAGCTGAAAGAGAG taTGCATTAG